The bacterium genome includes a region encoding these proteins:
- a CDS encoding SMP-30/gluconolactonase/LRE family protein has translation MQNSKLECIFEGICHLGEGPLWNIKEEKLYWTDIFNKRIWVYDPFKNESRIFWEGDVMVGGFAFTKSGNMVLCAEKGVYLLSHNTIKEIHHIQMENNEFFNDITTDPQGRIFAGTLTRGGGTGALYMIEKDKKPIKILDGISCSNGMTFSLDLKTFFHTNTGKQRVTAYDYDVNTGKISNPNLFYQGSKEDGFPDGLTIDALGNIWQAFWGSFTVRRISPKGITKQEIRVPAKQPSSVIFGGTNLNYLYITTACQGATNLETGMDEKNNVFLGGKVYRYKTDTSGRAEWYADFD, from the coding sequence ATGCAAAACTCTAAACTTGAATGTATATTTGAAGGTATTTGCCATTTAGGCGAAGGTCCATTGTGGAATATTAAAGAAGAGAAACTCTACTGGACTGATATATTTAACAAAAGGATATGGGTTTATGACCCTTTTAAAAATGAGAGCAGAATTTTTTGGGAAGGAGATGTTATGGTAGGCGGTTTTGCATTCACAAAAAGTGGGAATATGGTTTTATGTGCAGAGAAAGGAGTTTATCTTTTAAGTCATAACACAATTAAAGAAATACACCATATCCAAATGGAAAATAACGAATTTTTTAACGATATCACAACTGACCCACAAGGAAGAATTTTTGCTGGTACTCTTACAAGAGGCGGTGGGACAGGCGCTTTATATATGATAGAGAAAGATAAAAAGCCTATAAAAATTCTTGACGGTATCTCTTGTAGCAATGGGATGACTTTCTCTCTTGACCTTAAAACTTTTTTTCATACAAATACAGGTAAACAGAGGGTCACTGCTTACGATTATGATGTAAATACCGGCAAAATTTCTAACCCAAATCTCTTTTATCAAGGAAGCAAAGAAGACGGTTTCCCAGACGGTTTAACAATAGATGCTTTAGGTAATATTTGGCAAGCGTTTTGGGGTTCGTTTACTGTTCGCAGAATCTCTCCTAAAGGGATAACCAAACAAGAGATAAGAGTCCCTGCAAAACAACCTTCAAGCGTTATTTTTGGTGGAACAAATCTAAATTATCTATATATAACTACTGCTTGTCAAGGTGCTACCAATCTTGAAACAGGTATGGACGAGAAGAATAATGTTTTTCTTGGTGGGAAAGTTTATAGATATAAAACAGATACTTCAGGTAGAGCGGAATGGTATGCTGATTTTGATTAG
- a CDS encoding 3-ketoacyl-ACP reductase: MDKKVALITGSSRGIGRGIAIQLAKEGFHTIINGVKPIDSSNISKGAFEVLNAVKQVGGTSDFIQGDISKVEDREKILGFIDKLGRIDLLVNNAGIEPPFLDFLESSEERYDYIMSVNLKGPFFITQQVSKKMITYLETKKITKGRICFITSVQGYVVTRGAEYCMTKAALGILSKVFANRLGEYDIPVIEISPGVIHSDMTAPHKEKTTKKIESGRLITKRWGEAEDVAKVVSAFARGDLDYSTGERIEVGGGLGISRW; this comes from the coding sequence ATGGATAAAAAGGTAGCTCTCATAACCGGTTCATCGAGAGGTATAGGACGAGGGATAGCAATACAACTTGCTAAGGAAGGGTTTCATACAATAATTAATGGAGTTAAACCTATAGATTCTTCTAATATTTCAAAAGGTGCTTTTGAAGTGTTAAATGCCGTAAAACAGGTAGGTGGAACATCAGATTTTATTCAAGGCGATATCTCAAAAGTTGAAGATAGAGAAAAAATTTTGGGTTTTATTGATAAACTTGGCAGAATAGATTTGCTTGTCAACAACGCTGGTATTGAACCACCGTTCCTTGATTTTTTAGAATCTTCTGAAGAGAGGTATGATTATATAATGTCGGTCAACCTTAAAGGACCTTTCTTTATAACTCAACAGGTATCAAAAAAGATGATTACGTATCTTGAAACTAAAAAAATCACAAAAGGTAGGATATGTTTTATAACCTCTGTTCAAGGGTATGTAGTAACACGAGGGGCTGAATATTGTATGACAAAAGCTGCTTTAGGTATATTATCAAAGGTATTTGCTAACCGACTTGGGGAGTACGATATACCTGTGATTGAAATAAGCCCTGGGGTGATACATTCAGATATGACAGCCCCCCATAAAGAGAAAACAACTAAAAAGATAGAATCAGGAAGGTTGATAACTAAACGGTGGGGAGAAGCAGAAGATGTGGCTAAAGTTGTATCTGCTTTTGCAAGGGGCGACTTAGATTATTCTACAGGAGAACGTATAGAAGTTGGTGGTGGGTTGGGTATTTCTCGTTGGTAA